CCAATAAAAAAGTGCGGAAAGAACCGATAATTGTTGAAAATAAAGAGGCTATTGAACAAGGAATTACTATAGATTTAAAGGCTAGAAAAAATAAAATTTGGCAATGGCTTTATTTTGCTATCAATATTCTTACTTGGATTATAATTGTATTTATTTTATCTGCGGCGCTATCAATGTATATTTCTAACAAAAAGACGGGTCTGCCTGCTGTTTTTGGTCTCGTTATTGTGCAAATTGCATCAGGAAGTATGGTTGATGCTGGTTTTGAAGTGGGTTCTCATGCGCTTATTCGGCAGGTTTCTTTTGATAGTTTAGAAGTTGGCGATTATATTGCATTCAGATATTTTGTAACAGCAGGTGCATCTGCGCCGGGGGATGTTTCGCCTACACATAAACCTCTTCAGGAGGCCCCAAGGGGTACAAAAATTATTTTTCACGAGATTAAGGAGATTATAACAGATGTTAATGGGCAGCGTTGGTTTATAACTAAGGGCACAAACAACGCGGCAGAGGACCCCTTTCCGATATACGAGAATTATGTTATTGGCCGCCATGTAGACATAAGCAGAACAGCCGAGAATTTCCTTAGTTTTATCTTCTCTCCTATTGGCACAATGGTGGTGGTAACCCTTCCGGCTACATTGATTATGGGATTTGATATTTACACAGTTATAATTGTTGGTGTAGAGTTAAGAGAAAATAAGCGTAAGAAGAAATCTGATGAACGTGAAAAAATCTAGCCGATTTAATATGGTTGGTTTGGATATTTGGTAGTAAAAATTATAAAATCTGTAGGGAGATTATTGTGAAACACTTATTTAAACTATCAATACTTGTTTTAATAGTTGCTTTTGGAATGGCTTGTTATGCCTCTGTTTCTGTTTTTGCTGCCGGAAGTCAAAATGTACAAATTTCAGATACAATAACCATAGAGGAAACTCGTGTAGATTATAATATAGACTATTATACTGAGAGTCTTAATGGTACTTATGAGGTCACTTCAACCGTTACAGGTTCTGGGCGAGTGGGAGAGACCATTACTGCTTCTACAAATTTAATGCAGGGTTTTACATTAAATTTATCGCATTCAAGCAGCCTTATTTCAAAAACATTAGTTTTTAATGATAATAATGAATTAAGAGTGTATTATAATCGTAATTCATATATCGCTACATATCAGGATCCTCATGGTATTGGCAATAATACTGTAACCTACAAGTATGACGAAGATGTAGATTTACCGGACTTGCTGCATTCAGGATATACCTTTGATGCTTGGTTTTATAATGGTAATGCTGTTTCGTCTCTTAGCATGCCGGCGGAGAATATTATATTAGATTCCAGTTGGATAGTTAATCAATATACAATAACGTATGAAGGTTTGAATGGTGTAAGTAATACCAACCCAACCAAATACACCGTATTAAGTAGCACTATAACATTTGTTGATCCCGGCGATAGAAACGGCTACCTTTTTGACGGATGGTTTGATGCGGCAATCGGTGGAAATTTAATAACGGTTTTAACTACGGGGAGTTTTGGAGATTTGATTCTGTATGCTCAATGGCAAGAAGATGTGCCGGTTATTAATATATCAGGCACCAAATTTAACAGATATTTTGTGCAAGAAGATTATTATACGGGTTTAAATGCAGCCTTAGCTAATAACATGGCGGGGATTCTGGTGGGGGTAGATAGCACTAGAAATATATTTAGCGGTGTTACAGCAGCTGATAATAAAGGCAATAATCTGACAGGCAGTATTACTTACACCTCTTCACCCGCCTTCGACCCAACTGTTGCGGGCACCTATGAGATTACTTTCAATGTAAGCAATTACGGCATTCTGGCCGAGCCCGTTACTTTCAAAATAATAGTCTGGAATTTTGTGAAAATGATGAGCGGCAGATATCACACTTTAGCATTAACCAGTGACGGAACTGTTTATTCTTGGGGATATAATATTGATGGTCAACAGGGGGACGGAACAACAACTCGTGTTTTAACACCTAAAGTTGTAGGCGGAGCGCTTAGTGGCAAGAAAATTGTTGACATTGCTACGAGCTATTCGGATGGTTCATATGCACTGACCGATGAAGGTTTAATATATGTATGGGGTCTTGGCGGCAATTATCAACTTGGCAATGGTTCAACTTCAAGACAAACTTCACCGGTGCTGGCTACTATGCCAACCTTGGAAGCAAATGAAAAGTTTATTACTATATCTGCAGGTTATTATAGTGCAGGTGCTGTAACCAACCAAGGAAGGGTTTATGTTTGGGGTGACAAATCTAATCATAGACTGGGGTTGGGTTCAAATAGTGGAACTCAAAATACACCTACTCTTTTAACCGGACTTAATGGCATTAATATTAAACAATTAAATTTGGGTCGCTTTAGCGGTGCCGCTGTAACTAATGATGGTGCTGTTTATGTGTGGGGAGATGGTAGTTATGGTGGTTTAGGATTGGGTAATACTACAAACCAATCAACACCGGTGCTTTTAGATAGTTTATCAAACATAAAACAGATAGCCGTAGGCTACTATTATATGGTGGCAATAGATAATAGCGGTCAGGTTTATACTTGGGGAAATGGTGACGCTGGCAGACTGGGAACTATTGGCGGCAGTACATCAAATAAAACAACACCGCAAGCAATAGGTATTACAAATGGTGCATATGTAGAGACTATTTACCATTCTACAACCGTGCTAACCACAGATGGTAAAGTGTATATGTTTGGTAATAATGACTATGGTAAACATGGTTCGGGCAATTCTACTAATCATACTGAACCTTATCAAGTACGATTACCGCCAATAAATTCTCCTACATATATAACTGATGCAACGTATACATCAATTGCCCTAGATACTGCGTTTGTACTAGTTAGAGGGACACTAGTTTATGGTTCAGGATGGAACGGTGACGGTCAGATAGGTTCAGGTAATACTACTACAACAAATTTATTTACCTCATGGGCATTCACTCCGCCCGTTTCGAGTAGGGTAGTTGTAGTCTAATATGTAATTAAAATATAACTAGATATAAGTAAAGATAAGTAAAACCCAGCATATGACTTATGGTCATATGCTGGGTTTTAGTATCAATAAAGGATAATAAGCTGTGTTATTCTTCACTTACTGAACGCTTATTACTGAGGTTATATGTAATAATTTTAGACAATTGATATTTTGATTATTTTCATTTGAAATTGCGGCACACTTCTTGATTTTGCAAGATTGTGTTAAATATAGAAGGCAGAGATAACAAAAAAACTCACTACCCAAAAAATAGTGAGTGAATTTGAAGAACTTTCACAGTTCTATTTTGAACCTAATGGAGCACCAAATGGGTTAATATCCGCACCCCTAGTTAGAAAACATTATATAGCAATAGCCATAAAATTGCAAACAAAAGCCGAGAGTTAATGATTTTTGAACCATTCCAACATATACTTTTTTGTTAATTCCGTAACTTCTTCTTCGGAAAGATAATCTAATACCGTAACCGCACCATAACGGTTAAAGTATTTATTGAAGTCTCTGAAACAATCCGAGATACTTTTCTCACCGATTTTTTCTTTTACTCCCTTTACGGCACGCAATACACCTCTGGCAATAGTTTTGTTCATACTGTAAGCTGTATCCGTAAAATCTTTGCAAAACTCTTGTGCGGTAAACAAAACTTCGGTTAAGTGAAACGGATTTGTATTTTTACATTCTTCATCGTAACTTATATACCCGCACCACCATAAGCGTGAAATTGCATTATAATAAATTAAAGATTGTCTTCCTCTTGTCGCAAAAAACCTTTCTTCAAAATTTATCTCTCCGTAATCCTTTTGCCATCTTGCTAAAATATAGGCGGGATAAACCATATGTGCAACTGCGGTCCACATTAAATAATTACTTGCTTGCTGGGGCGAAATCTTGTCTTTTAAGGCACTGTACAGAATTTTTACATTTGTCAAATCCTGTGAGCACTTATCGGCATCGGATAATTTTCCGTTTTCCGTAAGAAGTGTAGGGAAATTTACATAAACCGATGAAGTTTTATAAAATTCCTGTATATCGACTTCCATAAAATATTTTTTTAACCAGTCATCGTTTTTAATATACCTATCTTTATTTTCCTTTATGTTTTCTTTTAAGTTAGAATATGCACTGTTGGTAAAGTACGGTATGTTCATTAGTCAATACCTCCTATTCTTGATTCTTCCGTTACATTTGACCATTCTTTCATTTTTAAAGATAAGTCTTGTATAGAATCCTTTATAACATTTCCAAGAAGTTCGTTCGCCAACTTGACAGACGAGGGGATATTATTATCTTCCAAGTCAATCTCAAGTTTTTTTAAATTGGCAAGAATGGAATCTGCCCAAACTGTTCCCTTATAAGAGGTTCTATCGGTATCTTCATCGGTTACCGTTAATTCATACTTTAATAAATCTATAGCTTCAATTATTGCGGGAAGCATTAAAGCATTTTGTAAAAATCGCTTGATACCGAGCTTAGCAAATCTGCTGCGAATAGTATGATATTCGGTGTATTCGGCTTCGGGTAAACGAATATGTATCAATCCGTCCGAATCATCGTCTGTACTATTTGAAAATTTTATTTCAGTCTTAGAGATTTCTTTTACTAAGTCAATTATTATAATTGATGATATCTGCTTTTCCAGCTCTGATTCCAACGGAATGAAAATTCCAGGAACATCTGCCAGAATATCGCTCTTTTTAATCTTAAAAGCTTTTTCGTGGAAATAGGCGTTGTTATGTTCTTTTAAAAGAAAATTATCAATATTTGTTTTAGCAACAATATAAGCCGAAACTTCAATATTCCCAGACAATTCTTTTTTGTTTATGCTTACGATTATTTCTTGCTTTTGTCCGAAAATATATGCTTTTCTAAATAATGTTGCTCCGCTGATTACTCTCAAAACCACTTCGGCTTTACCGTCTTTAATCAATTCCTCTAAACCTACACACGACAATTCATATTTTACACCGATTTCAATATTTCCAGTGTTGTCTGTACAATCTGTTATTGCGATAGAAAAACCGCAATCAACATAATCTTTTAAATATTCGTTTAACACAGGATGCGGAAATTCAATAGCATTTCTAGCCATTTTCAACCTCCTTTGTAATTATTGTTTCAATTGCCAACGATTCCTTTGTGTCAAACTCAATAAACACTTCGTTAAGTGTGTTGGCTTTCAAAGTTATAGGACCTATTTTATTAGCTTTGACAATTGTCTTATTCTTGTTGTATGTATAGGCAAGAATAACAAGAGGCTCTTGTCGTAAATCATCTCGTGCAGCTTGGCAACGAATATAAATATTTTCATAATCCGTAGATGAGCTTATAATAGCTTTGTAAAGATTCTCTCTAATTTGATAAATTCGATGGTCGGTCAAATCGGGCGTCGTAATTTTCAATTTACTATCCCCAAGTGTTACGCCCTTTGTTGTACCTGTTCCCGGAGTTACCACTTTCAAACGCTTTTTTCGGTGTCTATGTCGCTTCTTGCCGTCTTTTACTGCCGACTCATTATTCTTTACGCCCTGAGCACTGTTTGATTTTTGCAATGAGCTGCATATAAAAATTCGTCCGTTTTTATCTCTCGGGTGGTCTTTAATTTTTAAATCAGAGTTAAATTCGTCATCGCCGTTTATCCTATTGGTAGATACATCGGCGGCGTTTGGTAAATATTCACCTATATCTCCGTCCAGACTCTCGGATATTGTTATCCTATTGTATTCATCAATAATAGTTTGAATTTCTTTCTTTATATTATCAAGAGCTTTCTTGCACTGCAAGCTTCGCTCCTTATCTTTGATTCGTTTATAATCCCATTGATTATGTCTTTGCGGTTCCGAATCCCTTAATAATTTACTGAGTCCGTTGTTCTTTGATTTATTTACTTCAACAACAATAAAACAACGCAATAAACTCCTTATTAATATTGCGTCTATCCTCATTCCCGTTTCACGATAATGAACTTTATAATTTGAAAACTTATCATCAAATTTAATGTATACGGTTACATCATTTTCTTCTAAAATTTTTATTGTTCTTTTTTCGGTTGGAGCAGTCAGTGTCATATACGCTTCACGGGCAAAGACAACTTCGGCATCTGTTTTATATTTTTCCGTTAACATATTTTCTATCGTATTATTTGAAATCTCAGATACTGGTTTTCCGTTATCAATAATACGAACTTTCAGTTTATTTTTAATAAAAGCCAAAGTAAAATTGTTTAGAAGTGCTTTTACAAATTTATCTTTCCAATCATTCTCTTCGTCTATCTTAAAACCGACTACAATTATATCCGTTCCTATTTTTTCACGCGGAAACAAATCACGAAAATCACACTTATCGTCTGGGAAAATCGGATGCCACTCTTTCTTGTCATCACTGATATATAAGTATTTTCCTATCCCTTGCGTTGGATTTCTTTGTTCATCATATAATGTCGCAGCCCGTGCAACACCTTGAAATGCTTTTCCTCCGTCTTCCGCATATGTATTGTAAAAAACCATACTGAGAGATGAATAGGCGAAAGGTGCGTTTTTCCCGATACCGAAACTTCCTCCGCCGTTGTCTCCTTTATCAACCGAAATTCCGTCCATATTAGCAAGACCTTCCCAAACAGACTTTTCATCCTGTGATTTTACACCGATTAAGCCTTTTGTATTAAAATCACGCATTATCATAAAAGGGATAGTAGTCTGACTTAGTGAAACTTTAACTCTTGCTAAAAAATCTCTGAGATTTTTGTCATCGGTACGGTCTTTCCAAAATTCTTCACATCCTTTTATCCTGTCCTCAAACTCTTTAAACAAAGCATATTTACTTTTTTCCACATTCAATAATTCAAATTCAACGATTACCGGCTCATCGGTATGTTCGTTTTTGGCATCCAAAGAGTTTTGACATATTTCTCTAACCAAATTATCTGTAAGTTCCCTTCCTTCAAACACAGTTATTCCAGCATTTGTATATCCTTGCTTGTTTCCCGTTCCCAGCAAAGGGAAATTCCAACAAATTTTTCCTCCCATATTGTCTCCTTTATCTTAAACTAAATTTTTCTTCTCCCGTTTCCGAGCCCAAAAATCTGTTTTTTGTATTTCGTAATTCTCTTTCAAGAACAATAAATATTTTCTTAACATCTTCATCGGTATAATCGTAGTTTGTTTTTACCGAACAATTACCTAACAGTCTAAGCATTTCCAAAATTTTATTTGTTCTTCCTTCGGCTATTCGTATGAAACGGTCTTTTTTTGTTTCTTTTTCTTTCATAGTATCACTCCTTTTATATTGGGAGTATATCATATAATTTATATATTGTCAATATATTTTTAATATGTATAAGATATACATCATCATATTATAAAAATAAAAGCACAGACAATTTTACTCTGTGCAATATATATCTAAAATACTTTTCATATATTTAGCCAATGTTTCAATAACAGGTATTGTAACGGCATTTCCGAAAACTTTATATTTGGCTGCATCTTTTATTCCATCCGGAAAGGCGAACATATCCTTATCGTTTGTTATAAATGCATAATTGATAAATCCTTGAAGTTTTCCCCATTCTTCCGGAGTCATTACTCGGATATGTTTACTGTTCAAAGGTGTGTGTTTACCTTGAATTATTTTCCCCGCAACTCCTTTTTTTTCATCGTATATTAAGTTTCTTTCTTTTCCGGAGCCACCTGTGGCGAGAAGGGTATTTGCAATCGGTCTCTCAATTTCTTTTGAATTTACAATTCTATAACCATATCCGTTTCCGTTTAATTTTTGTCTTGCTTTATGTTTTTCCAATGTTTCTAAATAGCCGGAAGACATAAAATACCTATCCTTAACATCGGTATACAAAACATCTGTTAGGCTGTTATAAACAGTGAACTCGGATTTTAACGGTAATTCAAAGTTTGAATTACCGAAGTTTTTGGCTATATCGTTTCTAAAACCCATAAGATAAATTCGTGGACGGTTTTGAGGAACACCAAAGTTTTTAGAATTCCGCACAAGTGTTTTCGCAGAGTATACCATTTTTTTATTCTCGGTTTCCGATACTCCTATAATTTTGTATTTTAAATCTTTTGTAAGAGTATTTAATATATGTGCAATGGTATTACCGTCATCGTGTGTAAGTAAATGGTCAACATTTTCCAAGAGAAAAGCTTTTGGCTTGGTATCTCTAATGATTTCTTCAATATGATGAAAAATAATGCCTCTTTCTTCATCTTCAAACCCTTTTTGTTTACCGGCACGACTAAATGCCTGACAAGGGAACCCAGCTAACAGAATGTCATAATCAATTTTTTTAACTTTATCTTTAAACTCGGTTTTCGTTATATCGTTGTAAGGGTCATCCCCAAATAAGTGCTTATAAATTTTGCAAGCCGTTAAATCATTTTCGGCAGACAGAACATTTACAAAATTTCCGGCTAATTCATATCCTCGCCTCATACCGCCGATTCCGGCACACAAATCAATGGTTTTATAAGTCATTCTCAACCTCCTTAAAGGCAGCTTCTATTTTATCTACGCAACTTGCCACATTTTTCTTTATCTCGTATCCCCAAAATCTTATTACCGTCCAGCCGTCTTTCTTCAATAAATCATTTACTTCTTGGTCTCTTTGAATTGTTCTCTCTATTTTCGGAATCCAAAAATCTTGATTTGACTTGATTTCAAGTTTTTTGTTCTCCCAATCATACCCGTGCCAAAATTCACTATCGCAAAACACCGCAATTTTCTTCCCTTTAAAAACAATATCCGGCTTACCTGTAACATCCGTCGCATTCTTTCTGTATCTTATATTTCTTTTTCTCAGTTCCGTACGCAGAAGCAGTTCTATTTCGGAATCTTTATTTTTAACCATTCGCATATTTTTACTGATTTGTTCGGGTGTTTTTTTCATCTGTCTGTTTCCTTTTTAATTACCTAATACACCAAACAGCATAAAGCGGAACGCTCTTAATGTTGTTTTCAAAGCCGAAGTTTTTTGTTGAAACCCTTATTGAATATACAGGTTTAAACTGTTCTACAAACTTTGTAAGACTTCGTGAGCGAGTATTCTCCGCAGATTTGCATTCAAGTGGAATAAAATCACTTTTTAATTGTAAAATGAAATCAACTTCTGCAATGCCGGAAGATTCCCAATAATAAAGGTTATGTTCATTTGCCGTTAACTCTTGTGCTAAGTAATTTTCTGTTATAGCACCCTTAACTTCGCCTGCCAAGTTGATGTCTGTTAATATCATTTCCGGTGTGGCGGTTAATTTTGAAGACAAAAGCCCAACATCACTTAAAAATACTTTAAAACTAAAATTATCTTTATATGCTTCCAATGGGAGTTTCATTGCATTTTTTACAGGAACTAAATAACTAAACAACGCAATACCGGCTTTTTGCAGCCAAAGAACAGAATCTTCGTAATCTTTTGCTCTTGCTCCGCTTTTAACAATTGCGTATTGAAATTTTTGATTTTCTTTTAAAAGTTGTGAAGGCAAACTGTTATAAACCGCTTGGTGGCGGTTCGCTTCAATTCTACTTGAATACTTAACCATATCCGTTGTGTAGTCGCTATATATTTTAATTTGTTTGCTTTTAACTAAATCAAAATCTTTTCTGTCTATATATTCCAAAACACTTGCTGGCATACCGCCGACAACTAAGTAGGTTTTAAATAATTCTAATGCCTTACTGTGTAAGGCTTCATTCATCGGGGTGAAATTAGTGTAATGATTTTTTATTTCATCGGCAAGTTTATCAAAACCTATTGCCCATAAAAACTCTTGAAAGTTCATAGGAAACATTTTCAAATGGTCAACTTTCCCGACGGGATATGAAAAAGTCTTTCCGCTCTTATTATCTTGTCTGTTTAGTGCTACGCCAAGTAAACTTCCAGCACAAATGATATGATATTCTGGTTCGTTTTCGCAAAAATATTTTAAACTTGTAATTGCTCTTGGACAATCTTGAATTTCATCAAAAATAATTAGAGTTGAATCCTTACTTATAGTTTTGCCCGAAGTAGCAATCAACTCCCTTAATATTCTTAAAGCGTCCAAATCGCCTTCAAATATATTTTGTAATTTATCGTTTCCTTCAAAATTGAAATAAACATAATTGGTATAGTGCTCTCTGCCAAATTCTATCATAGAATGTGTTTTACCGATTTGTCTTGCACCGTCCAATATAAGCGGCTTTCTGTTCTTCTCATTTTTCCAATTTTGTAGTTTTGTTTCAATTAAGCGTTTCATTTTAATACTCCTCTTTGATAGAAACATTATATCACATAAATAATTAAAGTCAAACATAAAATACACTTTTGTCAACATAAAAATGTAATTTTATGTCGTTTGTCAAAAAGGCATATCATCATCAAGTTCTTTTGGGTCGGTTATGGGAATTAATTTAGGAGGCAAGGGTTTTTGTTGCGTTGGTTTTGGCTGTTCGTGCTTTTGTGGCTTTAATTGATTGCCTATATCAAAATATCGTCTGCCATAGGTTTCGTAAAATAGTAGGTCATATGCTCGGCTTATGTTAGAAATCATATGTATTCGTTTTGGCTTTTTCTTAATTAAATCGTGCCAAGTTATTTGCCCATTAAGTAAGTCCATAAGGTCAATATAAAGTTCGGCGTTCTCGTCAATTTTTTCCTCGCTTGTTAAATCATCAATAGTGCTTATTCGCTCGCTTATAGGGTATAGATATTTATCCTGTTTTTTGGCATTTGGTGTATCGTGTATCAAATAATCAAATGCGGCTTGTGGGTCATAACTGGGTTTAGGGAATATAATGCCCATATCGTCCGTTGAAAATCTCTTAAACCAAGAGCCCCTTTGCGTTCTTTGAAATTGAATTAAAAAGTGATAATGAGGTTTTTTAAGTTCCTCACTATTTTCTTGTTTGTCTTTATCGTGTAAGATGTAGGCATATGCTTTAATCTCACTTGAAGATATTATTTCATCAAGTTGTTCCCTATGATAACAAACGCCTGTGGTATAAATGTGGCAAGAAGAAAGACGGCAAAGGTGAATGTGAGAAAACCCAAATCACAAAACAGGTCCTTGAAGATTTAGTAATTAAAATAATTGTTGAAAAAGTTTTAATACCCAAAACAATAAATCAAATTGCGAAAGACATAGTGGCGAAGAACAACGAATTAAACGATCATACCAAACTTGATAATTTAGAACGAGAATTAAAAGCGGTTGCGAGTAAACTTGATAATCTAATTGAAATGGTTGCAAGCGGAATTAAAAGCGACACCACGAAAGATAAGATTTTAGAATACGAAAGCAGAAAAGCAGAACTACAATTTGAAATTGCCGAAGAAAAGTTAAATATCCCAATAACCCTAACCGAAGATATGATTTTATTTTGGCTTGAAAGTTTTGTCAGTGGCGACATAAACGACCCCGATTTTAGAGAACGACTTATAGATTGCTTTGTTTGTAAAATTATTCTCTACAACGACAAAATCATAATCGTATTTAACATTAAAGGCAGAGATAACAAAAAAACTCACTATTGAAGAGATAGTGAGCGAATTTGATGGAATTGACCATTCCGATTTTGAACAACATGGAGCGGGTGAAGGGAATCGGACCCTCGCAACCAGCTTGGAAGGCTGGGGCTCTACCACTGAGCTACACCCGCAGAATTATAAGGTTTAAATAAAAATTAAGCGTGTCAATACTATACCATAAGTTTGCTGAACTGTCAACAAAAAACGGTCTAAAGTTATTGACAATGGGCCAATGTTGTGTTACAGTATTATCACACACAATGGGGTATAGCCAAGTGGTAAGGCACAAGACTTTGACTCTTGCATTCGTAGGTTCAAATCCTGCTACCCCAGCCATTGAAAATTTGTCCGATAAAGAATTTGGGTAGCATTAATAAGGCATATATACTTTCTTCTCTTTATTTAGAATTGTAAATACAAACAAAATGAAAAAATCGGCATATGCCGTTTTTTCATTTGA
The Christensenellaceae bacterium DNA segment above includes these coding regions:
- a CDS encoding ATP-binding protein encodes the protein MKRLIETKLQNWKNEKNRKPLILDGARQIGKTHSMIEFGREHYTNYVYFNFEGNDKLQNIFEGDLDALRILRELIATSGKTISKDSTLIIFDEIQDCPRAITSLKYFCENEPEYHIICAGSLLGVALNRQDNKSGKTFSYPVGKVDHLKMFPMNFQEFLWAIGFDKLADEIKNHYTNFTPMNEALHSKALELFKTYLVVGGMPASVLEYIDRKDFDLVKSKQIKIYSDYTTDMVKYSSRIEANRHQAVYNSLPSQLLKENQKFQYAIVKSGARAKDYEDSVLWLQKAGIALFSYLVPVKNAMKLPLEAYKDNFSFKVFLSDVGLLSSKLTATPEMILTDINLAGEVKGAITENYLAQELTANEHNLYYWESSGIAEVDFILQLKSDFIPLECKSAENTRSRSLTKFVEQFKPVYSIRVSTKNFGFENNIKSVPLYAVWCIR
- a CDS encoding very short patch repair endonuclease, giving the protein MKKTPEQISKNMRMVKNKDSEIELLLRTELRKRNIRYRKNATDVTGKPDIVFKGKKIAVFCDSEFWHGYDWENKKLEIKSNQDFWIPKIERTIQRDQEVNDLLKKDGWTVIRFWGYEIKKNVASCVDKIEAAFKEVENDL
- the dcm gene encoding DNA (cytosine-5-)-methyltransferase, giving the protein MTYKTIDLCAGIGGMRRGYELAGNFVNVLSAENDLTACKIYKHLFGDDPYNDITKTEFKDKVKKIDYDILLAGFPCQAFSRAGKQKGFEDEERGIIFHHIEEIIRDTKPKAFLLENVDHLLTHDDGNTIAHILNTLTKDLKYKIIGVSETENKKMVYSAKTLVRNSKNFGVPQNRPRIYLMGFRNDIAKNFGNSNFELPLKSEFTVYNSLTDVLYTDVKDRYFMSSGYLETLEKHKARQKLNGNGYGYRIVNSKEIERPIANTLLATGGSGKERNLIYDEKKGVAGKIIQGKHTPLNSKHIRVMTPEEWGKLQGFINYAFITNDKDMFAFPDGIKDAAKYKVFGNAVTIPVIETLAKYMKSILDIYCTE
- a CDS encoding InlB B-repeat-containing protein gives rise to the protein MYYNRNSYIATYQDPHGIGNNTVTYKYDEDVDLPDLLHSGYTFDAWFYNGNAVSSLSMPAENIILDSSWIVNQYTITYEGLNGVSNTNPTKYTVLSSTITFVDPGDRNGYLFDGWFDAAIGGNLITVLTTGSFGDLILYAQWQEDVPVINISGTKFNRYFVQEDYYTGLNAALANNMAGILVGVDSTRNIFSGVTAADNKGNNLTGSITYTSSPAFDPTVAGTYEITFNVSNYGILAEPVTFKIIVWNFVKMMSGRYHTLALTSDGTVYSWGYNIDGQQGDGTTTRVLTPKVVGGALSGKKIVDIATSYSDGSYALTDEGLIYVWGLGGNYQLGNGSTSRQTSPVLATMPTLEANEKFITISAGYYSAGAVTNQGRVYVWGDKSNHRLGLGSNSGTQNTPTLLTGLNGINIKQLNLGRFSGAAVTNDGAVYVWGDGSYGGLGLGNTTNQSTPVLLDSLSNIKQIAVGYYYMVAIDNSGQVYTWGNGDAGRLGTIGGSTSNKTTPQAIGITNGAYVETIYHSTTVLTTDGKVYMFGNNDYGKHGSGNSTNHTEPYQVRLPPINSPTYITDATYTSIALDTAFVLVRGTLVYGSGWNGDGQIGSGNTTTTNLFTSWAFTPPVSSRVVVV
- a CDS encoding replication protein, whose protein sequence is MYTTGVCYHREQLDEIISSSEIKAYAYILHDKDKQENSEELKKPHYHFLIQFQRTQRGSWFKRFSTDDMGIIFPKPSYDPQAAFDYLIHDTPNAKKQDKYLYPISERISTIDDLTSEEKIDENAELYIDLMDLLNGQITWHDLIKKKPKRIHMISNISRAYDLLFYETYGRRYFDIGNQLKPQKHEQPKPTQQKPLPPKLIPITDPKELDDDMPF